The Breoghania sp. L-A4 sequence GATCTGCCACTCGATGCCGGGAAGCGGCCGGTCGTCCTCGCGGTCGCGCAGGCCGTCCATGGTCTCCACATGGGCGCGAACCTTGCCGACGGTCTCGCGCAGCACGCGGTAGTCGGTGGACTTGATCTCCAGCCGCACGTCCTTGCCGGTCGGCGGTCCGCCCTCGACCTTGCGCACCTCCACCTTGATGCCGGCGAGCGGCGCCGTGCGCTCACGGATCTCGGCGAAGATGTCCACCGCCTTGCGGCGGCAGCAATAATCGGAGAGTTCCACGTTCAGCTCGCCGATCACGTCGGCGGGCTTGTCCTGGACGCCGCCGAGCTCCGGCCCGCCGCCGCTGGCGCCGCCGGAGGCGTAGGCGGTCATCACCACGTTGTCGACACCCGGGATCTGCAGGACCTCGCGTTCGACCTCGCTGACGAGATCACGCGCTTCCGCGGACGAGAAGTTGCCCCGGCCGGAGACCAGCACGATGGTCTGATCGGGCTCCTCGTCGACGAAGAATTCGACGCCCGCGGCGGTGTCCTTGAAGATCATGAAAATCGAGAAGCAGCCGGCGACGACGATACCGAGCAGCGCGATGTTGCCCAGAGGATTGCCCGCCAGCAGTTTCAGAAAGCGGACATAGAGCCCGGTGAAGCCGCTGACCTGGCTGACGTCGAAATGCGCTTCGCCCGCCAGACGTTTGGCATTGGCCACTTCCTCGGCGCTGGCCTTGCCCCGGCCGAGAAAACCGCCGGTCACCGGCAGGAAGATCAGCGCGGTGATCAGCGAGGCCGAGAGCACGATGATCACCATGATCGGCAGATAGCTCATGAACTCGCCGGAGACGCCCGGCCACAGCAGCATGGGCAGGAAGGCGGCCAGCGTCGTCGCCGTCGATGAGACGATCGGCCAGAACATGAGCTTCGCCGCGCGGATATAGGCCTCGCGCCGCGCCATGCCTTCGGCGACCTTGCGGTCGGCGTATTCGACGATGACGATGGCGCCGTCCACCAGCATGCCGACGGTCAGCACCAGGCCGAACATGACCATCATGTTCACCGTCATGCCGATACCGCCGAGAATGAGAAAGCCGACCATGAAGGACGTCGGGATCGCCAGGCCGATCAGCAGGGCGGAGCGCAGGCCGAGCGCCGCCACCACCACGATCATCACCAAAAAGATCGCGGTGAGGATCGAGGATTGCAGCGAGCCCTGGATCTCGTTGATGAAATCGGATTGATCGAGCAGGAAGTCGATGTGGATCGCATCGGGCCAGTCCTTCGTGGCCTGGGCGACGATCTCGCGCACCGCCTGATTGTTCTCGATGATGTTCTCGCCGATCCGCTTGGTCACCGAAATGGCGATCGCGGGATGGCCGTTGACGCGGGTGAAGCTCGTCGGGTCCTTGAAGGTGCGGCGGATCTCGGCCACGTCGCCCAGCGTCACCACGCCTTCCGCCTTCTGCTTGATCGGCAGCGAATAGATGTCTTCGCGGCTCTCGACAAGACCGGGAACCTTGACGTTGAAACGTCCCTTGCCGGTATCGAGGAACCCCGCCGGCACCAGCTGGTTGTTCTGCGACAGGGAGCTCAGCAATTCTCCTTGCGTGACGTCGTAGGACTCCAGCTTCATGCCGTCGATAACCACCTCGAGCTGCTCTTCCCGGTGGCCGGAAAGCGCGGCCTCGCGGACGGTCGAGATGGTCTCGATGTCGTCCTTGAGCTTGCGGGCGTGGCGATACAGCGTGCGTTCGGGAACCGTGCCCGACAGCGTCACGATGATGGTCGGCAGCAACGAGAAATTGGTTTCCGTGATCGTCGGTTCGTCGGCATCCTCCGGCAGCTCGGCCTTGGCCTCGTCCACCTTGTCGCGCACGTCGGCAAGCGCCGCGTCCTTGTCGAAGTCGATGGAGAATTCCAGGATCACCGCCGCGTGGCCTTCCGAGGCCACCGCGGTCAGTTCCTTCAATCCGTCCAGACTGCGCAGCGCCGTTTCCATCGGACGCACCAGCAACCGCTCAGCGTCCTCCGGCGAAATGCCTTGCTGGGATATGGAAACGTAGAAGACCGGCACGTCGATGTCGGGATTGGCTTCCTTGGGGATCGACACATAGGCGAGCGCGCCCGCGGCCAGCATCACCATCATCATGGTGAGGACCGTGCGCGGTCTCCTGAGGATGGATTCGAGAGCGCCGATCATGACTGGGCCTCCCCGGCCTTTGCTTCAGCGGCTTCGACGGTCTGGCCATCGCGGACATAATCCTGGCCGACCGTGATGATGCGGACGCGTTCGGGCAACCCGCGGACCCACACCCCGTCGCGCTCGGCGCCAAGGATGGGGGTCGGATAGAAGGTGACCTTGCCGTCGGCGTCCACGGCGCGGACGCCGATCTCGCCCGCGTCATTGAGGGTCATGATGCCCGGCGAGATGAAATGCGCATGGACCGCATCAAGCGCCACGGTCGCGAATGCCGTCACGCCGTCGCGCAGGGCGCCGTCGGGATTGTCGATTTCGATTTCCACACGGAAGGTGCGGGTTTCAGGATCCGCCGACGGCGAGATGTAGCGGATGGTGCCGGTCACCGTTTCGCCGGTCACCAGAGACACCCGGGCCTCGAGACCTGTCACCAGCTTGGATATGTCGTCTTCGGATACCTGGCCGATGGTCAGCAGCGGATCGGCGTTGATAAGCGTTGCGCAGATCTGGCCCGCGGCCAGCATGGACCCGACCTCCGCCATCTTGCTTTCCACCGCACCGGCGATCGGCGCGCGCACTTCGGTGCGCTCCAGTTCGATTTCCGCCTCGCGCAGGCCAGCGGTCGCCGCATCCAGCGCGGCTTTCAGCGCGGCCACGCGGGTTTCAGCCGTAAAGCCCTTGCTGCTGAGTTGCGTTGCCGCCTCGAAGTCGAGTTTTGCCTGCGCCAGACGGGCCCTGGACTCCAGAACCTTGGCCTCACGCGCGCCGGCGTCGATACGGCAGAGCAGATCGCCGGCCTCGACGCGGGAGCCTTCTGTCACGTGGCGCTCGGCGACCTTGCCGCTGGTCTCTGTCCGCACTTCGACCTTGGCATCGGCCTCCGTGCGGCCGCGGATTTCCAGCGCCGCCCGGCGGGTCTGGGCGTCAAACGTCACAACCCGGACACGGAACGGCTTTTCGCTCGCCTCGTTGCGCACGGCCGGCGGCTCGACGCCGCCCTCGGCTTCGGCGCGGCCGCCGACGATAATGTCGCCGGTCGCCATCCAGCCGGCGACGGCTGCTGTCATCCATAGGGCAAGCAGATAGGAAAAACGGATCTTCATCCTCATAAGAGGCTCCAACTCGGTCGTCGTGGTCGACGGAAATGCTTCTATAACTACTCTGCGGCTTCGGGCGTTTTCCCGTCGACGACCATCTGGTGACGTTTGGCTTGCGCCTTCGCCGAAATGGCTTCCAACCGGTCGCGGTTCGCCTCAAGATAGGCCCGCTTCTGGGTCACGCAATGAATGCCGAAGTCGACGGCCCACCGCGTGGCTTCATTGCCACACTCGGCGAGCATCGCTCCCAGGCGGTCCAGGTCGTGGTTGATTTGCGCCATGTGCAGGTCCGTTGCCGCGCGAATGCGCTCGGGGTGACGAGTTCCGCGCAGACCGCGATCAACAGGAACTGCGAACGGAACAGATCAGGTGCCTGCGGCTCGGCCAGCGCCTTCATGAATTCCTCACGGCCCGATGCCGTGATCGAGTAAACCTTGCGTGCGGGCTTGCCCTGTTTGGTTTCCTCCCGAGCCGTGACCATGCCGTCGGCCTCCAGCCGCGCCAGCGCCGGATAGATCGAGCCGAAGCTGGCGTCGACGAAGTGGCTGAAGCTGCCTTCCGTCGACTGCTTCTTGATTTCGTATCCCGTCGCTTCGCCCAGATACAGAATGGCGAGACAGAGCGAGCGGACGTTCATGGTGATCGTTCCTGTGGTTGCCGCCAGGAATGTTCCCGCGCGGCGAGGTTCGGCTTGTAATGTTTCAGGTCGGCCGCTCAAGTACAGCAAGCGGCCTCTGTCATATTGGACGGCTCGGGTGCAGGGAGAGGAGCGCCGACGGCCATGCGACGGACGGCGCGGATCAATAAGTATGCTCAGTCGATATATGCTCGTCCGATATATGGACATTCCCGATCTCTGTCAATACGGACAGGGTGCAGTGCACGCGCGTCAGCCGATCATCAAATCGTGATCAGCCGGCGGCCAGCCCATAAATTAGATATATCAAATAAAAACAGGGACTTGCTCAGCCGTGCCGCGGCAAGGCCCTGCGTTTCCTGACCGCCTCGACACGTGCGCCAAGGCCGACATGCGGGAACGCGCGGCGCAAGGCTGCGAACGCCTCGGCGGATGAGGTTGCCGGCAAGGTGTCGAGCAGGGCCAGCATGTCGCTGATGCTGCGATCGCCATCGTCGATGACGGTCGCGGAGCCACGCGCGAAGTCGTCGTCAAGACGCCCTTCCGTGGTGCTGGCTGGGGCGGAACCGCGCACTGGAGCTTCGTGTATTGATTCGCGGGTGTCGTCCAGTGCGACAGATGGATCCGTGTCAATACTGAGTAGAAGTCGCATGTTTCACTCTTTTTATGCTTCTCTGCTGTGCAGACTATGCTTGTTTCAGGGGCAATTCCTGTCCCAGCCCAGGGAATTGCGGTGTGGGCCTCAATAAAGCAGGTTTCGGGCCAGAATTTTGCCCTGTGCCCCACGTACGGATTTGCGCATATTGATCTGCCACTCCGAGCCGGCGCGCCGGACTTCGGCAGACATGCGGTTAACAGATGGACTTGAACGATGAATGACGCCTATCCCCGCGACATGATCGGCTACGGCCGAACCACGCCCGATCCGCGTTGGCCGGGACGGGCCAAGGTCGCGGTTCAATTCGTGATCAACTACGAGGAAGGTGCGGAGAACAACATTCTGCACGGCGATGCGGCGTCGGAAGCCTTTCTGTCCGAGATCGTCGGCGCTCAACCCTGGCCGGGCCAGCGGCACATGAACATGGAGTCGATCTACGAATACGGCTCGCGCGCCGGTTTCTGGCGGTTGTGGCGGCAGTTCACCGGCCGCGACATTCCGGTGACCGTTTACGGTGTGGCAACCGCGCTGGCCCGCAACCCGGAGGTGGTGGCGGCCATGAAGGAGGCGGATTGGGAGATCGCCTCGCACGGCCTGAAATGGATCGAGTACAAGGACGCCACGATCGAGCGCGAGCGCGCCGATCTGGCCGAGGCGATCCGGCTGCACACCGAGGTGACCGGCAGCCGCCCCTGGGCTTCTATCTCGGCCGCAGTTCCGTCAACACCATCCCGCTGGCGATGGAAGAGGGCGGCTTTCTGTATCTCTCTGACGCCTATGCCGACGATCTGCCCTATTGGATTGACGGGCCGGGCGGCCACCACCTGATCATTCCCTATACGCTCGACGCCAACGACATGCGGTTCGCGACGCCCCAGGGCTTCAATTCGGGCGACCAGTTCTTCGCCTATCTGAAGGACAGTTTCGACGTGCTGTACGAGGAGGGCGAAAACGGGTCTGCGAAAATGATGTCCGTCGGGCTGCACTGCCGCCTAGCGGGGCGCCCGGGCCGCGCCGCGGCGCTCGCCCGCTTCCTCGACTACGTGTCGTCCAGGGAGGGTGTCTGGCTGCCCCGCCGCATCGACATCGCCCGCCACTGGCACGCCCATCACAAGCCCGCCTGAACGCAAGGACAAGTACGAAAGCCTTCCCGACGATTTGAAGAAGGTCATCGGCGACAACGCGGGTCTTGAGACCTCGCGTCTGGCCGGTGCCGCCATGGACGATGGCGACAAGGCCGGTCCGGGCGCCGCCGGGAATGCCGGCAACAACCGGATCCTTCTTGATGCTGCCGAGACGCAGCGCCGGATGGATGCGTCGGCCAACGTCGAAGGCGAATGGGGTGCGGAGATGCGGAGATGAAGGAGCGCGGCATCGACGGCGCGGCGCTCGTCAAGGACGCCCGCGAGATGATCGCCAAATACGCGGCGCAGTAACCGCTTGTTGGCGACGGCAGGCCCTTGCCCTTTGGGCGGCGTTCGCGAGGCAAGGGTGCATGACGCGCACACTTGCGATACGAATGGGCCCGGGATAGTCCCGGGGCCCTGCATGCCCGCGCGAGGACTCCGCGGTTGCTTCAGGGCCATCGCCGAAAATAATGTGCAATTTTCTAACTGTTATGGCACATACCATTCTATGGCGGTCCGGCGGCTCGGATTCTGTCCGCGAAACAGTTGAATACGGATGTCTGACAATGGGCACGCGCTTCCGGCGCGCGCTGCAAATCCCGGGGAAAGTGGATGAACAGTCCAGCAAATGGCGCGCACGGCGGCCCTGCGAAAGGGATCGCCCCAGACCTTGAGCGGCGCGTCGGGCTTGTGGTCGACACGCTTGCGCGCTGGCTTGCATTGGCCGGAGGCCTTGTCCTGATCGCGCTCACAGTGATGAGCGTGATCAGCATCGTTGGCCGCAGTCTTGTCGGTGTGAGCGACTTCTGGCCGTTGAGCGTCATGGGACCGGTGACAGGCGACTTCGAACTGGTGGAAGCCGGATGCGCCTTCGCCGTCTTCGCGTTTCTGCCGTGGTGCCAGATGCGCCGCGGCCATGTCACCGTCGACGTGTTTGTCTCCGCGCTCGGTCCGCGCGCGCGCGCGGCCTTGACGCTTGCCGGCAACATCCTTCTCGCGGTAACCGCCGTGCTGATCGCCTGGCGCCTGTGGCTGGGCATGCTCGACAAGAAGGCCTATTCCGAGACGACCTTCATCCTGCAGATGCCCTCATGGTGGGGATACGCGGCGGCGATGGTCGGCGCGGTCATGTTCGCGGTCGTGTCCGCATACACCATCTGGCGCAGCCTGAACGAAATGCTGGGTGACGGGGAACGCGCCTGATGAGTAATCTTGAGTTGGCCGGAGCCTCCTTCGTCGTCCTGTTGCTGTTGATCTTCATCCGCATTCCGATCGGGCTGGCGATGCTCGTCTGCGGCATCGGCGGCACCGTGCTCGTAACAGGCAGTTGGGTGCCGATCCTGGCGCAGATGAAGTCGCTGACCTACGACACGTTTTCCAGTTACTCTCTGTCGATCGTGCCGCTGTTTCTGCTGATGGGGCAGTTCGCCACCCGATCGGGGATGTCGGAGGGCCTGTTCAAGGCTGCCGCCGCCTTCGTTGGCCATCGCCGGGGCGGCATCGCCATGTCGGCTGTCGCGGGCTGTGCCGGCTTTGGCGCCATTTGCGGCTCATCGCTCGCCACCGCCGCCACCATGGCGCAGGTGGCGCTGCCGGAAATGCGCCGCTACGGCTATTCGGGCGGTCTTTCGACGGGCGCGCTGGCCGCCGGCGGAACGCTCGGCATTCTCATTCCGCCGTCGTTCGTTCTGGTGATCTACGCGATCCTCGCCGAGCAGAACATCGCGAAAATGTTCGTGGCCGCCTTCGTGCCCGGCATTCTCGCCGCCATCGGCTACATGATCACCGTGTCGCTGATCGTCCGGTTCAATCCGTCCGCCGCCAAGCCGGCCGAAAAGGTTTCCGGCGCCGCGCGCACCGCGGCCATTCTCGACATCTGGCCGGTGGCGCTGATTTTCCTGCTCGTTATCGGCGGCATCTATGCCGGCTGGTTCACCCCGACCGAAGGCGCGGCCGTCGGTGCCGCGGGCACCGGGCTCCTTGCCCTGATGCGCCGTCAGCTCGGCCTCAAGGCGCTGGGATCGTGTATTCTGTCAACCGCGGTCTCCACCGGCATGATCTTCTTCATCGTCTTCGGTGCTGGCGTGTTCAACTCGTTTCTCGCTTTCACCCAGATGCCGCAGACGGTGGCCATGTGGGTTGGAGAAAGCGGCTTCAACCCGTGGTGGGTGATGGCCGCGATCCTGCTGTGCTATCTGGTCTTCGGCTGTCTGATGGACTCCGTCTCGATGATCCTGCTGACGGTGCCGATCTTCTTCCCCATCGTCATGGCGCTGGACTTCGGCATGCCGGCGGAAGACACCGCCATCTGGTTCGGCATTCTCGTGCTGATCGTCGTGGAGGTGGGGCTCATCACTCCGCCGGTGGGCATGAACCTGTTCATCATCAACTCGATGGCCAAGGACGTGCCGATGACCGCGACGTATCGCGGCGTGATGCCCTTCGTGGCGTCGGACCTGATCCGGGTGGTCATCCTGACGGCCTTCCCGGCCATCACGCTGGCGCTGATGCACCTGCTGTACTGATCCGCCATTCAGTGCGGCTCAAAAACGAAAACGGCCTCCCGGCGGTGTCACCGGGAGGCCGTTTTCGTTTTCAGCGATGGGATGGTCAATAGCGCCCGAGTTCCACGCGCGCCTGACCGAGCACCTTGCCGCCCTTGCCGACGGCCTTGAGATCGGCGAAATACTGGTTACCGCGGCCGCCTGAGCAGGGCGGCAGATATCCGCGTGACGCATATTTGCCACTTGCGCGAGCCGCCTTGATGACCTTTGCGCCGCCGGGCAGTGATGTCGAATTGGCGGGGAGGTTGGCCGCGTTGCCCTTCACCGGGTATCCGATGACGCCGTGGCCACCATTGCGCGACAGCGGCTTGTAGCTGCGCTCATTGAACTCCGCGTGTATCCATTCCGTGCCTTTGGGAAGCCCGCTCACCTTCATCGGCGGCGTCTTGCCGTTGCCGCCGAACAACGTGCAGTGCTGACCGGAAGGAACGGTGCGGCCATTCCAGCCACCACTCAGTTGGCCCTGAAATCAGCGGCCTGGGCAGGCATTGAAAACAGGATCGCGGCGGCGGTAGCGGTCGTGAAAAGCCTTGGTATGCGCGTGCGGTTGTGCCTCCTCAACCGAGAACAGCAGGACATCGGCAATTCTGCGAGGATCAATGAGCTGGAGAGCTTTTGGTCTCGTACCGGCGAGCGCTCGATTCCGCGATGACAGTGTCCGAACGATCGGTAATGTATGGGCTGGCGCGCCAGAGAGCCGGCCCCGGCCGGGAGGCAGGTGGCGTCGGGGCCGGTGGTGAACAGCGGAGAAAAATCGTGCCGTCCGATACCGAACGTTTGCTGTTTCGCTACTGTCTGGGACTTGCCGACGATGCGGCGATCCTGAGCCTGCGGCTTGGTGAATGGACCGGCCGCGCGCCGGGGCTTGACGAGGATATCGCGCTGACCAATATCGCGCTGGATCTGCTCGGCCAGGCACGCGCGCTTTACGGCTATGCGGCGGAACTGGAGGGAGAGGGGCGGCACGAGGACGAACTGGCCTATCTGAGGGCCGAGCAGGATTTCTACAACGTCTTGCTGGTCGAACAGCCGAACGGCGATTTCACGTCGACAATGGCGCGGCAG is a genomic window containing:
- a CDS encoding efflux RND transporter permease subunit, with product MIGALESILRRPRTVLTMMMVMLAAGALAYVSIPKEANPDIDVPVFYVSISQQGISPEDAERLLVRPMETALRSLDGLKELTAVASEGHAAVILEFSIDFDKDAALADVRDKVDEAKAELPEDADEPTITETNFSLLPTIIVTLSGTVPERTLYRHARKLKDDIETISTVREAALSGHREEQLEVVIDGMKLESYDVTQGELLSSLSQNNQLVPAGFLDTGKGRFNVKVPGLVESREDIYSLPIKQKAEGVVTLGDVAEIRRTFKDPTSFTRVNGHPAIAISVTKRIGENIIENNQAVREIVAQATKDWPDAIHIDFLLDQSDFINEIQGSLQSSILTAIFLVMIVVVAALGLRSALLIGLAIPTSFMVGFLILGGIGMTVNMMVMFGLVLTVGMLVDGAIVIVEYADRKVAEGMARREAYIRAAKLMFWPIVSSTATTLAAFLPMLLWPGVSGEFMSYLPIMVIIVLSASLITALIFLPVTGGFLGRGKASAEEVANAKRLAGEAHFDVSQVSGFTGLYVRFLKLLAGNPLGNIALLGIVVAGCFSIFMIFKDTAAGVEFFVDEEPDQTIVLVSGRGNFSSAEARDLVSEVEREVLQIPGVDNVVMTAYASGGASGGGPELGGVQDKPADVIGELNVELSDYCCRRKAVDIFAEIRERTAPLAGIKVEVRKVEGGPPTGKDVRLEIKSTDYRVLRETVGKVRAHVETMDGLRDREDDRPLPGIEWQITIDREQAGRYQADISAVGGMVQLVTNGVLIGKYRPDDSDDEVDIRVRLPEGERTLDRFDTLRLRTPTGLIPIANFVDRKPQPKVSSITRKDGLYAMSVKANVLQEQGILPDDKVKELQAWLDTQSWPEQVSMRFRGADEEQKEAGEFLGKAAMAALFLMFIILVTQFNSFYQSFLTLSTVIMSIFGVLIGLILTGQKFSIIMTGTGVVALAGIVVNNAIVLIDTYNRFRDDGIEPLEAVLKTSAQRIRPILLTTITTIAGLIPMATQVNFDFFNRVASVGGITSMWWVQLSTAVIAGLAFSTLLTLVVIPTMLVMPSVWAEMFRRWFGRKPKTAGSQPVPHAPAEIPDTGPAEAASAAVIALPAKPRTPPPGVPDAAE
- a CDS encoding efflux RND transporter periplasmic adaptor subunit, with protein sequence MRMKIRFSYLLALWMTAAVAGWMATGDIIVGGRAEAEGGVEPPAVRNEASEKPFRVRVVTFDAQTRRAALEIRGRTEADAKVEVRTETSGKVAERHVTEGSRVEAGDLLCRIDAGAREAKVLESRARLAQAKLDFEAATQLSSKGFTAETRVAALKAALDAATAGLREAEIELERTEVRAPIAGAVESKMAEVGSMLAAGQICATLINADPLLTIGQVSEDDISKLVTGLEARVSLVTGETVTGTIRYISPSADPETRTFRVEIEIDNPDGALRDGVTAFATVALDAVHAHFISPGIMTLNDAGEIGVRAVDADGKVTFYPTPILGAERDGVWVRGLPERVRIITVGQDYVRDGQTVEAAEAKAGEAQS
- a CDS encoding PadR family transcriptional regulator is translated as MNVRSLCLAILYLGEATGYEIKKQSTEGSFSHFVDASFGSIYPALARLEADGMVTAREETKQGKPARKVYSITASGREEFMKALAEPQAPDLFRSQFLLIAVCAELVTPSAFARQRTCTWRKSTTTWTAWERCSPSVAMKPRGGPSTSAFIA
- a CDS encoding TRAP transporter small permease; this translates as MNSPANGAHGGPAKGIAPDLERRVGLVVDTLARWLALAGGLVLIALTVMSVISIVGRSLVGVSDFWPLSVMGPVTGDFELVEAGCAFAVFAFLPWCQMRRGHVTVDVFVSALGPRARAALTLAGNILLAVTAVLIAWRLWLGMLDKKAYSETTFILQMPSWWGYAAAMVGAVMFAVVSAYTIWRSLNEMLGDGERA
- a CDS encoding TRAP transporter large permease, encoding MSNLELAGASFVVLLLLIFIRIPIGLAMLVCGIGGTVLVTGSWVPILAQMKSLTYDTFSSYSLSIVPLFLLMGQFATRSGMSEGLFKAAAAFVGHRRGGIAMSAVAGCAGFGAICGSSLATAATMAQVALPEMRRYGYSGGLSTGALAAGGTLGILIPPSFVLVIYAILAEQNIAKMFVAAFVPGILAAIGYMITVSLIVRFNPSAAKPAEKVSGAARTAAILDIWPVALIFLLVIGGIYAGWFTPTEGAAVGAAGTGLLALMRRQLGLKALGSCILSTAVSTGMIFFIVFGAGVFNSFLAFTQMPQTVAMWVGESGFNPWWVMAAILLCYLVFGCLMDSVSMILLTVPIFFPIVMALDFGMPAEDTAIWFGILVLIVVEVGLITPPVGMNLFIINSMAKDVPMTATYRGVMPFVASDLIRVVILTAFPAITLALMHLLY